One region of Xylanimonas ulmi genomic DNA includes:
- a CDS encoding ABC-F family ATP-binding cassette domain-containing protein — protein MPSPTPSVVLRDLTFSWPDGATPIDHVSGAFGAGRTGLVGLNGAGKSTLLRLVAGLLRPTSGSIQVTGVADYLPQRLTLDTHLTVADLLGVRDVVDAVRAIEAGDVRPERFDAVGDAWDAEDRARAELAALGLPADVDRQVGTLSGGEAVLTAVVGVRLRRADVALLDEPTNNLDGAARERLHELVRSWRGALVVVSHDRALLELVDETAELRAGALETFGGAYSAYEEQLAARQEAARRALRDAEAVLRRERAERIKAAERIAHSERRGRKDVAEARYVKAAINDRRNSAEKSQAARRAQANAKEDAARAAVEAAERAVRDDVRIVVDLPDPGVAPGRRLAELPGGVVIQGPERVALTGPNGSGKTTLLERLVGGEGLATDRVGYLPQRLDRLDDDDTVLEAVRAGAPHVPPGELRGRLARFLVRGDAVERPVASLSGGERFRVALARLLLADPPAQLLVLDEPTNNLDIASADRLVEALAAYRGALLVVSHDRAFLDRLSLDAELSLDGGTLRRVR, from the coding sequence ATGCCTTCCCCCACGCCCAGCGTCGTCTTGCGCGACCTCACCTTCTCCTGGCCCGACGGCGCCACCCCCATCGACCACGTCTCGGGCGCGTTCGGCGCCGGGCGCACCGGACTGGTCGGGCTCAACGGCGCCGGCAAGTCCACGCTGCTGCGCCTGGTCGCGGGCCTGCTGCGCCCGACGTCCGGCTCCATCCAGGTCACCGGCGTCGCCGACTACCTGCCGCAACGCCTCACGCTCGACACGCACCTGACGGTCGCCGACCTGCTCGGCGTGCGCGACGTCGTCGACGCCGTGCGCGCCATCGAGGCGGGCGACGTGCGGCCCGAGCGGTTCGACGCCGTCGGCGACGCCTGGGACGCCGAGGACCGCGCCCGCGCCGAGCTCGCGGCGCTCGGCCTGCCCGCCGACGTCGACCGCCAGGTGGGGACGCTGTCGGGCGGGGAGGCCGTGCTGACCGCCGTCGTCGGCGTCCGGCTGCGCCGCGCCGACGTCGCGCTGCTCGACGAGCCGACCAACAACCTCGACGGCGCCGCGCGCGAGCGGCTGCACGAACTGGTGCGCTCGTGGCGCGGCGCGCTCGTGGTGGTCTCGCACGACCGCGCGCTGCTCGAGCTGGTCGACGAGACCGCCGAGCTGCGCGCGGGCGCTCTCGAGACGTTCGGCGGAGCCTATTCGGCCTACGAGGAGCAGCTCGCGGCGCGGCAGGAGGCCGCCCGCCGAGCCCTGCGCGACGCCGAGGCCGTGCTGCGCCGCGAGCGAGCCGAGCGCATCAAGGCCGCCGAGCGCATCGCGCACTCCGAGCGGCGCGGGCGCAAGGACGTCGCCGAGGCGCGCTACGTCAAGGCGGCCATCAACGACCGGCGCAACTCGGCCGAGAAGTCCCAGGCGGCGCGACGCGCTCAGGCGAACGCCAAGGAGGACGCCGCGCGCGCCGCGGTCGAGGCCGCCGAGCGCGCGGTGCGCGACGACGTCCGCATCGTCGTCGACCTGCCCGACCCGGGCGTCGCGCCCGGACGGCGGCTCGCCGAGCTGCCCGGCGGCGTCGTCATCCAGGGCCCCGAGCGCGTCGCGCTGACCGGCCCCAACGGCTCCGGCAAGACGACGCTCCTGGAGCGGCTGGTCGGCGGCGAGGGCCTGGCGACGGACCGCGTCGGGTACCTGCCGCAGCGCCTCGACCGGCTCGACGACGACGACACGGTGCTGGAGGCGGTGCGGGCCGGCGCGCCGCACGTGCCGCCCGGAGAGCTGCGCGGGCGGCTGGCCCGGTTCCTCGTGCGCGGCGACGCCGTCGAGCGGCCCGTGGCGAGCCTGTCGGGCGGCGAGCGGTTCCGGGTCGCGCTGGCCCGCCTGCTGCTGGCCGACCCGCCCGCGCAGCTGCTGGTGCTCGACGAGCCGACCAACAACCTCGACATCGCGAGCGCGGACCGGCTGGTCGAGGCGCTCGCCGCCTACCGCGGCGCGCTGCTGGTGGTCAGCCACGACCGCGCCTTCCTCGACCGGCTGTCGCTCGACGCCGAGCTGTCGCTCGACGGCGGCACGCTGCGGCGTGTCCGGTGA
- a CDS encoding M3 family metallopeptidase, whose protein sequence is MTPFDERSALPYELPDYAAIRPEHYEPAIGAGMAAQRDEVAAIIANPAAPTVENTLEALERSGGLLGRALTAFHNQIASDASAFLEDVEERLAPQLAAHRDAILMDRALYERLELLERSAGDLAPDDAWLLRRRLIDARRAGVALDDQAQAALRDLNARLTTLEAQFGRKLLAGANAASVLVTDEAELDGLALDAKAGARAAAASRGLEGWLLEAQLPTHQSVVGVLTDRGLRERVQRASEARGGDGSEHDTRAVLLEIVRLRAERARLLGYPHHAAYVAEDATAGTAEAVAAMLERLAPPAAANARAEAADLTAALRADAGPDAELRASDWAFYAERVRKERYALDDAALRPYLELERVLRDGVFEAAHRLFGLSFAERDDLVGYHPDVRVFEVFDAPEPGARDQGLGLFLADLYTRESKRGGAWMNNLVDQNHLLGQRPVVVNNLNIVKPPAGQPTLLVWDEVITLFHEFGHALHGLLSDVRHPSQSGTEVPRDFVEYPSQVNEMWAWDPAILERFAVHHATGEPMPRRWVETMLASRQFGEGFATTEYLAAALLDQAWHRLAPQDVPTSPDDVAAFEANALAAAGLDLPAIPPRYRTTYFNHIFGSGYAAAYYSYISSEVLDADTVRWYEEHGGLTRENGEAFRRLLLARGGSQDPLASFRELRGRDADITPLLERRGLGA, encoded by the coding sequence GTGACACCCTTCGACGAGCGTTCCGCCCTGCCCTACGAGCTGCCCGACTACGCGGCGATCCGGCCCGAGCACTACGAGCCCGCGATCGGCGCCGGCATGGCGGCCCAGCGCGACGAGGTCGCGGCGATCATCGCCAACCCCGCCGCGCCCACGGTCGAGAACACGCTCGAGGCGCTCGAGCGCTCGGGCGGACTGCTCGGCCGGGCGCTGACGGCGTTCCACAACCAGATCGCCTCCGACGCCAGCGCGTTCCTCGAGGACGTCGAGGAGCGCCTGGCGCCGCAGCTGGCCGCGCACCGCGACGCCATCCTCATGGACCGCGCGCTGTACGAGCGGCTCGAGCTGCTCGAGCGGAGCGCGGGCGACCTGGCCCCCGACGACGCATGGCTGCTGCGCCGTCGCCTGATCGACGCGCGGCGCGCCGGCGTCGCGCTCGACGACCAGGCGCAGGCCGCGCTGCGCGACCTCAACGCGCGGCTGACCACGCTCGAGGCGCAGTTCGGGCGCAAGCTCCTGGCGGGCGCCAACGCGGCGTCGGTCCTGGTGACCGACGAGGCCGAGCTCGACGGGCTCGCGCTCGACGCCAAGGCGGGCGCCCGTGCGGCCGCCGCGTCGCGCGGCCTGGAGGGCTGGTTGCTCGAGGCGCAGCTGCCGACGCACCAGAGCGTCGTCGGGGTCCTGACCGACCGCGGGCTGCGCGAGCGGGTGCAGCGCGCGTCGGAGGCCCGCGGAGGCGACGGGTCCGAGCACGACACGCGGGCGGTGCTGCTGGAGATCGTCCGCCTGCGCGCCGAGCGCGCCCGCCTGCTCGGCTACCCGCACCACGCGGCGTACGTGGCCGAGGACGCCACGGCGGGCACCGCTGAGGCGGTGGCCGCGATGCTCGAACGGCTCGCGCCGCCGGCCGCCGCCAACGCGCGCGCCGAGGCCGCCGACCTCACGGCCGCACTGCGCGCCGACGCCGGACCTGACGCCGAGCTGCGCGCGAGCGACTGGGCGTTCTACGCCGAGCGCGTGCGCAAGGAGCGGTACGCGCTCGACGACGCCGCGCTGCGCCCCTACCTCGAGCTCGAGCGCGTGCTGCGCGACGGCGTGTTTGAGGCGGCGCACCGGCTCTTCGGGCTGTCGTTCGCCGAGCGCGACGACCTGGTCGGCTACCACCCGGACGTGCGTGTGTTCGAGGTCTTCGACGCCCCCGAGCCGGGAGCGCGCGACCAGGGCCTCGGGCTCTTCCTCGCCGACCTGTACACGCGCGAGTCCAAGCGCGGCGGCGCCTGGATGAACAACCTCGTCGACCAGAACCACCTGCTCGGCCAGCGGCCCGTCGTGGTCAACAACCTCAACATCGTCAAGCCGCCGGCCGGGCAGCCCACGCTGCTGGTGTGGGACGAGGTCATCACGCTGTTCCACGAGTTCGGCCACGCGTTGCACGGCCTGCTGTCCGACGTGCGTCACCCCTCGCAGTCGGGCACCGAGGTGCCGCGCGACTTCGTCGAGTACCCGAGCCAGGTCAACGAGATGTGGGCGTGGGACCCGGCGATCCTCGAGCGGTTCGCCGTGCACCACGCCACCGGCGAGCCCATGCCGCGGCGCTGGGTCGAGACGATGCTGGCCTCGCGGCAGTTCGGTGAGGGCTTCGCCACGACCGAGTACCTCGCGGCGGCGCTGCTCGACCAGGCCTGGCACCGGCTCGCGCCACAGGACGTGCCCACCTCGCCCGACGACGTCGCGGCCTTCGAGGCGAACGCGCTCGCCGCCGCCGGGCTCGACCTGCCCGCCATCCCGCCGCGCTACCGCACCACCTACTTCAACCACATCTTCGGCTCGGGCTACGCGGCCGCGTACTACTCCTACATCTCGTCCGAAGTCCTCGACGCCGACACCGTGCGCTGGTACGAAGAGCATGGCGGGCTCACCCGCGAGAACGGGGAGGCGTTCCGCCGCCTGTTGCTGGCGCGCGGCGGCTCGCAGGACCCGCTGGCCTCGTTCCGCGAGCTGCGCGGACGCGACGCCGACATCACACCGCTGCTGGAGCGACGGGGGCTGGGAGCATGA
- a CDS encoding M20/M25/M40 family metallo-hydrolase, with the protein MTEPHTTPSVGLGEPGGAVTAQDEVARICQDLLRIDTSNYGDDSGPGERAAAEHVAALLTEVGLDVEVFESRPGRTSVVTRLEGADPARPALVLHGHTDVVPARAEDWSVDPFAGEERDGLLWGRGAVDMKDMDAMILAVVRQYVREGRRPARDVVVAMFADEEAGGVHGAQWAVAHRPELFEGATEAISEVGGFSVEVGGTRAYLLQTAEKGLAWLRLVADGRAGHGSAVNHDNAVTALAEAVARVGRHAWPYTLTPTVERLLRGVADLTGLPFDGEDPAAVDALVRALGPAAPFVGATVRHTANPTQLAAGYKANVIPGRAEASLDVRLLPGYEQEGMATVRELVGPGVRVEPIHQDVALEAPFSGSLVDAMVDAVTGEDPGSVVLPYTLSGGTDNKSLSRLGITGYGFAPLRLPADLDFVGMFHGVDERVPIDALRFGTRVLDRLLATC; encoded by the coding sequence ATGACGGAACCGCACACCACACCGAGCGTCGGGCTGGGCGAGCCTGGCGGCGCGGTCACCGCGCAGGACGAGGTCGCCCGCATCTGCCAGGACCTGCTGCGCATCGACACCTCCAACTACGGCGACGACTCGGGGCCGGGGGAGCGCGCCGCGGCCGAGCACGTCGCGGCGCTGCTGACCGAGGTGGGCCTCGACGTCGAGGTCTTCGAGTCGCGGCCTGGGCGCACGTCGGTGGTCACACGGCTGGAGGGCGCCGACCCGGCCCGGCCGGCGCTCGTGCTGCACGGGCACACCGACGTCGTGCCCGCGCGCGCCGAGGACTGGAGCGTGGACCCGTTCGCGGGCGAGGAGCGCGACGGGCTGCTGTGGGGGCGCGGCGCCGTCGACATGAAGGACATGGACGCGATGATCCTGGCCGTGGTGCGCCAGTACGTGCGCGAGGGGCGCCGCCCCGCGCGCGACGTGGTCGTCGCGATGTTCGCCGACGAGGAGGCGGGCGGCGTCCACGGCGCCCAGTGGGCCGTCGCCCACCGCCCCGAGCTGTTCGAGGGCGCCACCGAGGCGATCAGCGAGGTCGGGGGCTTCTCGGTCGAGGTGGGCGGCACGCGCGCCTACCTGCTGCAAACCGCGGAGAAGGGCTTGGCCTGGCTGCGCCTGGTCGCCGACGGGCGGGCGGGCCACGGCTCGGCGGTCAACCACGACAACGCGGTCACCGCGCTCGCCGAGGCAGTCGCGCGCGTCGGACGGCACGCCTGGCCCTACACGCTCACGCCCACCGTCGAGCGCCTGCTGCGGGGCGTCGCCGACCTGACGGGCCTGCCGTTCGACGGTGAGGACCCCGCCGCGGTCGACGCGCTCGTGCGGGCGCTGGGACCCGCGGCGCCGTTCGTGGGCGCCACGGTGCGGCACACCGCCAACCCGACGCAGCTCGCCGCCGGGTACAAGGCCAATGTCATCCCGGGGCGGGCCGAGGCGTCGCTCGACGTGCGGCTGCTGCCCGGCTACGAGCAGGAGGGCATGGCGACGGTGCGCGAGCTCGTCGGGCCGGGGGTGCGCGTCGAGCCCATCCACCAGGACGTCGCGCTCGAGGCGCCGTTCTCCGGATCGCTCGTGGACGCCATGGTCGACGCGGTGACGGGAGAGGACCCCGGCTCGGTGGTGTTGCCGTACACGCTCTCGGGCGGCACCGACAACAAGTCGCTGTCGCGCCTGGGGATCACCGGCTACGGGTTCGCGCCGCTGCGGCTGCCCGCCGACCTCGACTTCGTGGGCATGTTCCACGGCGTCGACGAGCGCGTGCCCATCGACGCGTTGCGCTTCGGCACACGGGTGCTGGACCGGCTGCTGGCGACCTGCTGA
- a CDS encoding DUF5703 family protein has translation MTPSTPHKHYEYRVLTIDRGTSVPQARRLLTDEAEYGRWELARTRLYQGGHRKVWLRRAIIKVSSTL, from the coding sequence ATGACGCCCAGCACTCCCCACAAGCACTATGAGTACCGAGTCCTGACCATCGACCGAGGCACGAGTGTGCCGCAGGCTCGACGGCTCTTGACCGACGAGGCGGAGTACGGGCGCTGGGAGCTGGCGCGCACACGCCTGTATCAGGGCGGCCACCGCAAGGTGTGGCTGCGCCGCGCCATCATCAAGGTCTCCTCGACCTTGTGA
- a CDS encoding primosomal protein gives MTADPRAALDRLVAALEAHFDAISTRRSDDDPRVDDAYDVLADAFEVYDDALAQVYGEVTPFVLEEEEDDDGDDDADDEDDLDEDDDLDVELEDSRP, from the coding sequence ATGACCGCAGACCCGCGCGCCGCGTTGGACCGTCTTGTCGCTGCGCTGGAGGCCCACTTCGACGCCATCTCGACGCGCCGCAGTGACGACGACCCGCGCGTGGACGACGCCTACGACGTCCTGGCCGACGCCTTCGAGGTGTACGACGACGCGCTGGCCCAGGTATACGGCGAGGTCACGCCCTTCGTCCTTGAGGAGGAGGAGGACGACGACGGCGACGATGACGCCGACGACGAGGACGACCTGGACGAGGACGACGACCTCGACGTCGAGCTGGAGGACTCGCGGCCCTGA
- a CDS encoding aldo/keto reductase, which translates to MRDRTVGGSGLRVSPLGLGTMTWGRDTGPDSAAEQLRDFLDAGGTLLDTSASYADGDAERLIGDLLRTTAARDDVVLCTKGGRNASRRALLADLDGSLARLGVECVDLFLVACPDPATPLAETATALRLAVTSGRARYVGLSNHPGWASAHAATLLDDVGLTALEVEYSLLQRGVEREVRPAAHALGLGLLAWSPLGRGVLTGKYRHTVPADSRAASPHLAGFVEPYLTERAAAVVEAVVTAAQGLGRTPAEVALAWVLARDQVASAIVGARTPGQLRQSLAAVDLALPAQVRAALDDVSAIDAGYPERW; encoded by the coding sequence GTGAGGGATCGAACGGTCGGCGGATCAGGTCTGCGCGTGTCCCCCCTGGGACTGGGCACGATGACCTGGGGGCGGGACACCGGTCCCGACAGCGCCGCCGAGCAGTTGCGCGACTTCCTCGACGCGGGCGGGACGCTGCTGGACACCTCCGCGTCCTATGCGGACGGCGACGCCGAGCGCCTGATCGGCGACCTGCTGCGCACGACGGCCGCGCGCGACGACGTCGTGCTGTGCACCAAGGGTGGGCGGAACGCGTCACGGCGCGCGCTCCTGGCCGACCTCGACGGCTCGCTGGCGCGCCTCGGCGTCGAGTGCGTCGACCTGTTCCTGGTGGCGTGCCCCGACCCGGCGACACCGCTCGCCGAGACCGCCACCGCGCTGCGCCTGGCCGTCACCTCGGGCCGTGCCCGCTACGTCGGGCTGTCGAACCATCCCGGCTGGGCGAGCGCGCACGCGGCCACGCTGCTCGACGACGTCGGGCTCACGGCGCTGGAGGTCGAGTACTCGCTGCTGCAGCGCGGCGTCGAGCGCGAGGTGCGCCCGGCGGCCCACGCGCTCGGCCTGGGCCTGCTCGCGTGGTCACCGCTGGGACGCGGCGTGCTGACGGGCAAGTACCGCCACACCGTTCCCGCCGACTCACGGGCCGCGTCGCCGCACCTGGCGGGGTTCGTCGAGCCCTACCTGACCGAGCGCGCCGCGGCGGTGGTCGAGGCCGTGGTGACCGCCGCACAGGGCCTGGGCCGCACCCCGGCCGAGGTCGCGCTCGCGTGGGTGCTCGCGCGCGACCAGGTCGCCTCAGCGATCGTCGGGGCGCGCACGCCCGGGCAGCTGCGCCAGTCGCTCGCGGCCGTCGACCTCGCCCTGCCCGCGCAGGTGCGCGCGGCGCTCGACGACGTGTCCGCGATCGACGCGGGCTACCCCGAGAGGTGGTGA
- a CDS encoding undecaprenyl-diphosphate phosphatase: MSAWESIVLGLVQGLTEFLPISSSAHLRIIGSLIGSGDPGAAFTAITQIGTETAVILYYRRTIRDILVDWWKALRGDDGADRAARFGAHRENARMAWYIVLGSIPIVILGLALQDWIETSFRNLWITATTLAVFALLLGWADKIGERRRTMREMTPRRALAFGLAQSLALVPGVSRSGGTITAGLLMGFTRKAAADYAFLLAIPAVMGSGFFQLFRSLGDNPQPGAPGALATLIATVIAFAVGYVVIIGFLKLISTHSYSGFVVYRLILAVVVVVLLVVGVLTPLSGYYA; encoded by the coding sequence GTGAGTGCGTGGGAGTCGATCGTTCTAGGCCTGGTGCAGGGGCTCACCGAGTTCCTGCCGATCTCGTCGAGCGCGCACCTGCGCATCATCGGCAGTCTGATCGGCTCAGGCGACCCGGGCGCGGCGTTCACCGCCATCACCCAGATCGGCACCGAGACCGCGGTGATCCTGTACTACCGGCGCACCATCCGCGACATCCTCGTCGACTGGTGGAAGGCGTTGCGCGGCGACGACGGCGCCGATCGCGCGGCCCGGTTCGGCGCGCACCGCGAGAACGCCCGCATGGCCTGGTACATCGTGCTGGGCTCGATCCCGATCGTGATCCTGGGCCTGGCGCTGCAGGACTGGATCGAGACGTCGTTCCGCAACCTGTGGATCACCGCCACGACGCTCGCCGTGTTCGCCCTGCTGCTGGGCTGGGCCGACAAGATCGGGGAGCGGCGTCGCACGATGCGCGAGATGACGCCACGCCGGGCGCTCGCCTTCGGCCTGGCGCAGTCGCTGGCGCTCGTGCCCGGCGTCTCGCGCTCGGGCGGCACCATCACCGCGGGCCTCCTGATGGGCTTCACCCGCAAGGCCGCCGCCGACTACGCGTTCCTCCTGGCGATCCCCGCGGTCATGGGCTCCGGGTTCTTCCAGCTCTTCCGGTCGCTGGGAGACAACCCTCAGCCGGGCGCGCCCGGCGCGCTCGCGACGCTCATCGCGACGGTCATCGCGTTCGCCGTCGGATACGTCGTGATCATCGGGTTCCTCAAGCTCATCTCGACGCACTCCTACAGTGGGTTCGTGGTCTACCGCCTGATCCTCGCCGTCGTCGTCGTGGTCTTGCTGGTCGTCGGAGTGCTCACGCCGCTGTCTGGGTACTACGCCTGA
- the mshC gene encoding cysteine--1-D-myo-inosityl 2-amino-2-deoxy-alpha-D-glucopyranoside ligase encodes MRAWTAPTAPALPRPDGPPRPVMVYDSTTRRLVEAAPGPTARLYACGITPYDATHLGHANTYLAFDLLQRAWLDAGKSVLYASNVTDVDDPLLERAAATGVDWRALAAEQIELYRTDMTALRMLAPATWTGVVESVPVIVETVERLLEAGAAYRVDRDVYANLSADPEFGSVSGLDGATMLTLFAERGGDPERDGKKHPLDPLLWRGERPGDPSWDGGALGRGRPGWHIECACIARDGLGLPFDVQGGGADLLFPHHEMSASHDRLLGGAPRTHMHAGLLAYQGEKMSKSRGNLVFVSRLRADGVDPMAIRLALLAHHYRQEWEWVDGELDAATARLGAWRAALAAPHAAPHAAGTGTAVLDALRAALADDLDAPAALAAVDAWAADPSGQDPALVAAAVDSLLGVAL; translated from the coding sequence ATGCGCGCCTGGACGGCGCCCACGGCGCCCGCGCTGCCGCGCCCGGACGGACCGCCGCGCCCCGTGATGGTGTACGACTCGACGACGCGCCGCCTGGTCGAGGCCGCGCCCGGGCCGACCGCGCGGCTGTACGCGTGCGGCATCACCCCCTACGACGCCACACACCTGGGCCACGCCAACACCTACCTGGCGTTCGACCTGCTGCAGCGCGCATGGCTCGACGCCGGCAAGAGCGTCCTGTACGCGTCCAACGTGACCGACGTCGACGACCCCCTGCTGGAGCGCGCCGCCGCGACCGGCGTCGACTGGCGCGCCCTGGCGGCCGAGCAGATCGAGCTGTACCGCACGGACATGACGGCGCTGCGCATGCTGGCACCCGCGACCTGGACCGGCGTCGTGGAGTCCGTGCCGGTCATCGTCGAGACGGTCGAGCGGCTGTTGGAGGCGGGCGCGGCCTACCGCGTGGACCGTGACGTGTACGCCAACCTGTCGGCCGACCCCGAGTTCGGGTCGGTCTCGGGGCTCGACGGGGCCACCATGCTCACCCTGTTCGCCGAGCGCGGCGGAGACCCCGAGCGCGACGGCAAGAAGCACCCGCTCGACCCCCTGCTGTGGCGCGGAGAGCGCCCCGGCGACCCGTCGTGGGACGGCGGCGCGCTCGGCCGAGGGCGCCCGGGCTGGCACATCGAGTGCGCGTGCATCGCGCGCGACGGGCTCGGCCTGCCCTTCGACGTCCAGGGCGGTGGCGCCGACCTGCTCTTCCCGCACCACGAGATGTCAGCCTCGCACGACCGCCTGCTCGGGGGAGCGCCGCGCACGCACATGCACGCGGGCCTGCTCGCCTACCAGGGCGAGAAGATGAGCAAGTCGCGCGGCAACCTCGTGTTCGTCTCGCGGCTGCGCGCCGACGGCGTCGACCCGATGGCGATCCGGCTCGCGCTGCTCGCGCACCACTACCGCCAGGAGTGGGAGTGGGTCGACGGCGAGCTCGACGCCGCGACGGCGCGGCTCGGCGCGTGGCGCGCCGCGCTCGCCGCCCCCCACGCCGCCCCCCATGCCGCCGGGACGGGCACGGCCGTGCTGGACGCCCTGCGGGCGGCGCTCGCCGACGACCTCGACGCCCCCGCGGCGCTCGCGGCGGTCGACGCGTGGGCCGCCGACCCGTCCGGGCAGGACCCGGCGCTCGTCGCCGCCGCGGTGGACTCGCTGCTCGGCGTCGCGCTGTAG
- a CDS encoding PAC2 family protein — MTSPEIEPAGRHSARNTVLLAAFEGWNDAGGAATAALAHLGEVWDARKVHELDPEEYHDFQVNRPTVAPGPDGRRQITWPTTSFWVAELPRRTVVLVHGIEPSMRWRRYCAELLGQAVERDVRTVVTLGALLADVPHTRPIPMTATSDSEGLRAVLPDIEPNTYEGPTGIVGVLQHEAAERGMQSVSLWAAVPHYVANPPSPKATLAILARVEELLGEPVPLRDLPDDAEAWQHGVDELAGEDAEIAEYVKQLEEAKDTADLPEASGEAIAREFERWLKRRDSGRES; from the coding sequence ATGACCTCGCCCGAGATCGAGCCTGCGGGCCGCCACTCCGCGCGCAACACCGTTCTTCTCGCCGCCTTCGAGGGCTGGAACGACGCCGGCGGCGCGGCGACCGCGGCCCTGGCGCACCTCGGCGAGGTGTGGGACGCCCGCAAGGTGCACGAGCTGGACCCCGAGGAGTACCACGACTTCCAGGTCAACCGGCCGACGGTGGCGCCCGGTCCCGACGGCAGGCGCCAGATCACCTGGCCGACGACGTCGTTCTGGGTCGCCGAGCTGCCCCGGCGCACGGTCGTGCTGGTGCACGGCATCGAGCCGTCGATGCGGTGGCGGCGCTACTGCGCCGAGCTGCTCGGCCAGGCCGTCGAGCGCGATGTGCGCACCGTCGTCACGCTCGGGGCCCTGCTCGCCGACGTGCCGCACACACGCCCCATCCCGATGACCGCCACGAGCGACAGCGAGGGCCTGCGCGCGGTGCTGCCCGACATCGAGCCCAACACCTACGAGGGCCCGACGGGCATCGTCGGGGTGCTCCAGCACGAGGCGGCCGAGCGCGGCATGCAGTCCGTCTCGCTGTGGGCCGCGGTGCCGCACTACGTCGCCAACCCGCCCTCGCCCAAGGCGACGCTGGCGATCCTGGCGCGCGTCGAGGAGCTGCTCGGCGAGCCCGTCCCGCTGCGCGACCTGCCCGACGACGCCGAGGCGTGGCAGCACGGCGTCGACGAGCTGGCGGGCGAGGACGCCGAGATCGCCGAGTACGTCAAGCAGCTCGAGGAGGCCAAGGACACGGCCGACCTGCCCGAGGCGTCGGGAGAGGCCATCGCCCGTGAGTTCGAGCGCTGGCTCAAGCGCCGCGACTCGGGCCGCGAGAGCTGA
- a CDS encoding HAD family phosphatase: MSALPAAVLWDMDGTLVDTEPYWIAAEHALVDAHGGQWSHEQALQLVGNSLLASARILQDAGVRLEAEAIVDWLLDRVVDDVRRHTPWQPGARELLAALAEAGVPCALVTMSYRRLANVVAEQTAGALRVVVAGDDVRLGKPHPESYLTAAELLGVPIERCVAIEDSPTGIASASASGARVLGVEAMVPVPRAPGLSRATSLRAVGLREVARIHAGAVLDLG, encoded by the coding sequence CTGAGCGCACTACCCGCCGCCGTCCTGTGGGACATGGACGGCACCCTCGTGGACACCGAGCCGTACTGGATCGCCGCGGAGCACGCGCTGGTCGACGCCCACGGCGGGCAGTGGTCGCACGAGCAGGCGCTGCAGCTCGTCGGCAACTCGCTGCTCGCCTCGGCGCGCATCCTCCAGGACGCGGGCGTGCGTCTGGAGGCCGAGGCGATCGTCGACTGGCTGCTCGACCGCGTCGTGGACGACGTGCGGCGGCACACACCATGGCAGCCGGGCGCGCGTGAGCTGCTCGCCGCGCTCGCCGAGGCGGGCGTGCCGTGCGCGCTCGTGACGATGTCCTACCGGCGGTTGGCGAACGTGGTCGCCGAGCAGACGGCCGGGGCGCTGAGGGTCGTGGTGGCGGGTGACGACGTGAGGCTCGGCAAGCCGCACCCTGAGTCCTACCTCACGGCCGCCGAGTTGCTGGGCGTGCCGATCGAGCGCTGCGTGGCCATCGAGGACTCACCCACGGGCATCGCCTCGGCGTCCGCCTCGGGCGCCCGCGTGCTCGGCGTCGAGGCCATGGTGCCCGTGCCCCGCGCGCCGGGGCTCAGCCGCGCGACGTCGCTGCGGGCCGTCGGGCTGCGCGAGGTCGCCCGGATCCACGCGGGGGCCGTGCTCGACCTCGGCTGA